The genomic stretch CAACTCCCTGTCCCCTTCCATACGATACGGTTGTCCCTTTGTAGATCATATTTTTTCTGTCGCCCAGGGGAATCTTTTCATCTTCCAGAAACCCCGTATGTTTTTCGACCGCAACTGACTCTCCGGTAAGTGCCGCCTCTTCTACCTTCAGCTGAGCAGCTTCGATCAGCCTCATATCTGCGGGAACGATTTTTCCTGCCTCAAGGAATACCACATCACCGCTGACAATCTCCGATGTGGAAATTTCTGCGGGATTGCCGTCCCTCATGACAAAGGCAGAGGGTGCGGCCATTTTCTTCAGGGCAGCCATCGCCTTCTCGGCCCGGTATTCCTGGATGAAACCGATAATTGCATTGAGTGCGACAATGACGATGATCGCTATCGTGTCAGAAATCTCGCCGATGATACCTGAGATGAGAGCTGCGACAATAAGAATCATAATCATGACGTCCCTGAACTGATCAAGGAACATCATGAAAGGGGTCTTTTTCTTTTTTTCTTTGAGAACATTCGGGCCGTACTGGCGGAGCCGCCTTGTTGCTTCATCTGATGTCAGTCCACCGGGAGTAGAAACGAGTACATCAAGCACTTCCTGTACGGGCTTCTGGTGCCAGTGCATAAAGATCCTTTTTTGGTAGTTGCGGTATTTTCCGCGCAGGGCAGGACGCATGGATCCTGCCCGCCTGTTTATAATTTACACCGGTTCAGAAAACTGGTGCTGCTCATGTGCTGAGCACCGGTTCAGTTCTTCGTGGGCTTCATCCCTGAATGAGGGGTGTATGCACAAGTTATTTTCCCGTAAACCATTCCTTCATGTGAGAAGCATTGCGCTTCACTCTTCTGAGCATCCTTTTTGCCCAAATAAACTCGCTCGCAAGAATTCCCAGGCCTATCGGAATGACAACAACCGCAGGTCCCGGCAACACAATCATTGCAAGGCCTATCAGGAGCACGGTAAAACCGACAACCATAATTATCAGCTTTCTGGCCTGTTTTATGGTTTTGAGAAAAAGCGGAGTCATGAGATGCTGGACTTTTTCGGTATCATCATTCTCTTGTTCTTAACAATTTTCTGTGCTCCGAAATCAGATATCATGCATTTTTTGTTATCATCCACTTATGTCATTCGGTAATATCAAGGAAGCCGCGCGCTGCAGCAGGGCATGATTTACATTTTTTCAAGGACGAACAGCAACTGTCCCTCAATGACAAAACTGTTGAGTTTCACGCAGATTTCGAGTATATGGGCATCAAAGGGCGCCACTATCGCATTTTCCATTTTCATTGCCTCGAGGTTTGCAATCTCTTCGCCCTTGTGCACAATATCGCCTACTTTAAGGGATCCTCTATCCGGATTGCCGATCCTCCAGATATTTCCGTTAATCGGCGCGCCGATATCATTAATACCCTTCGCCATTTTAATCTCGGCCTTCTTTGCACGTGGGGTTTCAACAGTATATACCCGTGTCTTGTTGTTGACACGCATAACAACATGGATAACTCCCTCATGTTCAGCACCGACAGAGACCAGTTCGAGACTGTAAGGCTTTCCCCAGAGGTCGAAATCAACCTTGTCTCCCTGTCTTTTCAGTCCTTCCCTCCAGACATCTGTCGGAAGCACAAGCGGTGCCTCACCGTATTTTTCCCGGAACTCGATCATATTGAGCGCATCCTTCGGGTGCATGAGATAAAGGATAAATTCTTCTTCCATCGGTTTTCTTCCGATATGTTCGGAAAGTTCATTTCTCAATTTTCCGAGATCATCGTCCTTTACCGAATCCAGAGGAGAAAGATCAGTCCGTTTGCGGACCATCTTTTCCCATTCATCCCCAAAAGTACTTCTGTAGACCCAGTCATGCGGCCATCCCATGGGAAGTTTTCCATAGTGTCCGAGGAGAAGGTTCTTGAAATCTCCGGGTGCATTACTGAAAAGCCCCTGAAGTTCTTCCTGCTCATCCCTGGTCATTGATTTGAATTTCATATTCTTTTCTTCGATGAATTTCGCAAGAAGTTCTATGAGATGCCTGACTCCGGCCTCACCTTTTGCTTTTGCATACTTGTTCACAATACCGCTGCAGGTAACCCAGGTGATCTGTGATCCAGGCGTTACATCAAAATAATGAATAATCTTGTTATAGAGTGACATCACCTTGAGAATGGCTGGCATGTAATGGAGAAATCCCCCTTTTTCAGCCTGTTCGAATGAGCTCGGGAACGCACCACCCGGCATTTTATGGAGGGTTACCGTATGGTCAAACCCCTTAAAGGGAGATTCCGCCCAGTCATAGAAATTGATCCAATCCCGCACTTTCTGGACTGCAGCCTCTGCCTCCCCCCTGTTGATATGCACCGGTATTCCCGATTCTTCGAAATACGCCTGGACACCCAGTATCGGCGAATGTCCGTAAAAACGTACCAGGGAGTCTTCTTCCACATCAAAAATCTTTGCACCTGCTTTCGCGGCCGCAAGCATCGCAGGTATCGCGAGCCCGTCGGTTATATGCCTGTGATAATGAATAACAAGATCAGGAAACTTCTGTTTAATGCTGTCAATCAAATCGCTCACCCGGTTGATGCTGCCGACACCTGCCATGTCCTTAATGCAAAACGTGATCTCATCGGTTCCCCCGCACAGGCTTACAATCTCCTGTACAAGAGACAGGTAGTACCTGTTGGTCGTCCAGTCGGCCATCGTAAACGATACGGAAGGTTCAAACAGTCTCCCTCTTTTCATGATGACTTCCGCAACGGTGCGCATGTTCCTCACATCGTTAAGAAAAGAAAAACATCTCCATACATCAATATCCACTCTCTCAACGACATATTCGATCACGTTCCTGGGATAGGGACGGTAACCCCACATATTGGTTTCGCGTATAAGTGTCTGAAGCAGCACATTCGGCATATTCTGTCTCAGGATCTCGATTTCCTCAAAGGGGCTTTCCTGCCTGTTCATCACGCCGACATGCCAGCGCGCTCCCCCGTGGCATTCCGAACTGAAAAGCCCCATCCTGTTGTAATACGGCGCCAGAGTCGCAAGGTCATAAATGCGATGACGGTTCTTGAAGTCTGACTGTCCCGCATCACGCATTCCCACTGATGTCAGGCACACCCCTTCAAGCCTGCGTACCGCATTGACTATCTCTTTCGGTGACATGCCCGGTCTTACAAAAATATCATCCTTTTTTCTTGCCATATGTCTTACATCCATCCCTGGGGCCCGAGTGCTGATATTTCAGCTACATATCGTGCGATCTTCAGAACCTCATCTTCGCTGTTTTTTTCCTTGAACATCGATACAAGTTCCTCCATATGCTCTTCGATAAAGCGAGTTGAGAACTCCCCTGCTGCAAACGCCGGATGTCTTATGATGCTCAGGAGCAGAGGCGCCAGGGTTTTTACTCCTTCCACCCTGAGATTCCTGCTGAGCGCCCTGTCCATAACGCGTATCGCGTCCTGCCGGTCCGCACCTGCGGTTATCAGCAGCATGAACAGGGAGTCATAGTACGGGGGAATATCTGCGCCCTCATACACCCCGGTTGCGATTCTCACTCCCGGCCCCTGGGGAACCTGGAGACGGGTAATCGTTCCGAATGAAGGACTGAAATTCCTGGGATCTTCAGCGTTAAGCCGTACTTCCAGAGCCCAGCGGTTAGGAAGAATGTCAGCCTGTTTAATGGGCAGTTTTCTGCCCATTGCGACATCTATCATTATACCAACGATATCAAGTCCGGTAATCAGTTCGGTCACACCGTGCTCCACCTGGAGGCGGGTATTGACTTCGAGAAAATAGAACTTCTTGTTCGATGAATCGAAAAGAAACTCGACCGTTCCAGCGGACGTATACCCGATCTCCCGCATAAGCCTGATAGCGGTAAAGCATATTTCATTCCGCAGATCGTCATCGATAGTCGGGGAAGGCGCTTCCTCGACTATTTTCTGGTTTCGCCTCTGAATGGTGCATTCCCGTTCATAAAGATGCACTACATTCCCATGTTGATCCGCGATAATCTGTACTTCGATATGTCTGCCGCGCTCGATATATTTTTCAATCATCACTCTGTCATCACCGAACGATTTCAGTGCTTCTGATCGGGCCTGTGCAAAAGCCTGCGCCAGCTGGTTCTTGTTCTCGACCTTCACCATACCTTTGCCACCGCCT from Nitrospirota bacterium encodes the following:
- a CDS encoding PGPGW domain-containing protein codes for the protein MTPLFLKTIKQARKLIIMVVGFTVLLIGLAMIVLPGPAVVVIPIGLGILASEFIWAKRMLRRVKRNASHMKEWFTGK
- a CDS encoding biotin/lipoyl-containing protein, with protein sequence MARKKDDIFVRPGMSPKEIVNAVRRLEGVCLTSVGMRDAGQSDFKNRHRIYDLATLAPYYNRMGLFSSECHGGARWHVGVMNRQESPFEEIEILRQNMPNVLLQTLIRETNMWGYRPYPRNVIEYVVERVDIDVWRCFSFLNDVRNMRTVAEVIMKRGRLFEPSVSFTMADWTTNRYYLSLVQEIVSLCGGTDEITFCIKDMAGVGSINRVSDLIDSIKQKFPDLVIHYHRHITDGLAIPAMLAAAKAGAKIFDVEEDSLVRFYGHSPILGVQAYFEESGIPVHINRGEAEAAVQKVRDWINFYDWAESPFKGFDHTVTLHKMPGGAFPSSFEQAEKGGFLHYMPAILKVMSLYNKIIHYFDVTPGSQITWVTCSGIVNKYAKAKGEAGVRHLIELLAKFIEEKNMKFKSMTRDEQEELQGLFSNAPGDFKNLLLGHYGKLPMGWPHDWVYRSTFGDEWEKMVRKRTDLSPLDSVKDDDLGKLRNELSEHIGRKPMEEEFILYLMHPKDALNMIEFREKYGEAPLVLPTDVWREGLKRQGDKVDFDLWGKPYSLELVSVGAEHEGVIHVVMRVNNKTRVYTVETPRAKKAEIKMAKGINDIGAPINGNIWRIGNPDRGSLKVGDIVHKGEEIANLEAMKMENAIVAPFDAHILEICVKLNSFVIEGQLLFVLEKM
- a CDS encoding biotin carboxylase N-terminal domain-containing protein, with amino-acid sequence MSKKIQKILIANRGVTAVRIMHTCRDRKIPTTAVYSTPDRLAHHVFMADTAVHIGEAPPIESYLNMEKMIAAAIQTRSDAIHPGWGFLAENSRFAQMVMDAGLTWIGPHPQVIKALGDKIQAKKLAQKANVPSIPGIIDVSSIEQIKKWMKHEKVSFPIMIKAVAGGGGKGMVKVENKNQLAQAFAQARSEALKSFGDDRVMIEKYIERGRHIEVQIIADQHGNVVHLYERECTIQRRNQKIVEEAPSPTIDDDLRNEICFTAIRLMREIGYTSAGTVEFLFDSSNKKFYFLEVNTRLQVEHGVTELITGLDIVGIMIDVAMGRKLPIKQADILPNRWALEVRLNAEDPRNFSPSFGTITRLQVPQGPGVRIATGVYEGADIPPYYDSLFMLLITAGADRQDAIRVMDRALSRNLRVEGVKTLAPLLLSIIRHPAFAAGEFSTRFIEEHMEELVSMFKEKNSEDEVLKIARYVAEISALGPQGWM